The DNA segment AGCGGGGCGGCGCTCACGTTGACGTCGTCGACGAAATCCTTCACCGCGAGCCGCGTAGGCACGTCGTTTTCGTCGAAGACGACGATCGCGTTTTCGCCGTGCGGCGAGAAGACCACGCCGTACTGGTAGAGGAAATGCAGCAACGGCGGCAACATCGCGTGCGCCAACCGCTCCAGCCACTCGCGCGTCGGCAGGCCAGAACGCCGGACCAGCTCGCCGACCAGCGGACGTCCGTCCGGATCCACATAAAGCAGAGCCGCGAGCGTACGTGCGTGCTCGTCGTCGTCGAGCTGCGCCGCGAGTGGCTGCCGCCAGATCGCGCCAAGCAGCTCCAGATATTGGTACGGCACACCGGAAACGCTCTCCAGCAGGTCGTGCCGTACGGTCACCGACGCGACCTCGCCGAGCAGCACCGGTCGGCTTTCGTCGCGGAGAAAGGGATCCCGGTCGCGGATGCCCAGCACCCACTCGGTCACCGCCGGCGCGGCGACCGTACGCTCCGTCGGAAGTCCACGCCACACCAACGTGTTCAGCACCGAGAGCGGCAGCTTCACGTGGTGCCGCCGCGGTGACGTGACGTTGCTGAAGGTGCGGATCGACTGCTGTGCGCGGAAATCGTCCGATCCGTCGCCGAGCGCGACGATCCGGCCGGCCGCCACGTCCGCGGCGAACAACGGCAGGATCGTGTCGTCCCACTGCCACGGGTGGACCGGCAGCCAGAGATAGTCGGCGGGGTCGAGACCACGGGTGGTGAGCACCTCGGTGAAGCGAGACCTGGTGCCGGCGTCGAGTTCGGTTTCGTAGAGCCGGTTTTCGGCCAGGTCGCCGGTGAAGCGATACGTCGCGATGTCGCGGTGCACGGCGATCCAGGGCAACCGGATCAGCTGACGTGCCTCCGGCGGATACGTCGCCGCGTCGGTCGCGGAAAAGCCGAGCCGTCCCTTGTTCGGCACGATCCACGGATGGCCGGTCTGATAGCCCTCCAGCTCCGCGTACGGAAGATCGGCGACCTTTTCCACCGGCAGAGCCGCACCGGCGATCCTGGTGTCGGCCGACAACGTCGCGGACAGCTCGCGGATGAGATGACCGGTCGTGTCGCCGGACAGGCCGATCGCCGGTCCCGCATCGAAAACGAAGCGCAACGCGTCGTCAGCCGGGGCCTCGATGCCGTTGTCGACGCGTACGATCGTGTCCGGATCGACCTGCCACGAGCCATACGCACCGCGTTTCGCGGTGAAAACGTACGAGACGGTCGTCGAAAGCTCGACGGCGTAACGGTTGTCGGCTGTCTCGACCGGCGACAGCAGCTCCTCGTAGCTGAACTCGCCGAGCGCTTTCGCGAGCATCCGGCGCGATGCGGCGGCCCACCGGTCGGCGGTCAGCTCATCTGGCACGTACAGCGACACGGGGCTCCTCCGATTCCGGATCCGGTGCCGGAGCACCGAAAGTGGTGAACGACGTGCGCGCTGGAAGCCGGTAGGTCGTCCGGCCGGTGACCGCGTTGAGGATGACCGCGGCACGGTGTGCGCCGAGGCCGAGGTCCGGCGCGCCGACGCCGTGCGTGTGCAGCTCGGCGTTTTGCACGTACAGTCCGGCCGCCGACTCGTCCACAAAGGACACCCGGTAGTCGGCGTCGATCTGGTAGCGGCCGCGGTCGTCCCAGGCGATCTCACCGAAGATCGGCGCCAGCAGCTCAGGCTGCCGCGCCGCATAACCGGTCGCGGCGACAATCGCGTCCGTACGCACCGAAAACTCGCTGTCCTGCGTCTCGTGCCGGCAGCTGAGCTCCAGGCCGTTGGCGTCCTCCGCCGCGGCGATCACCGACACCTCCGGCAGCAGGACAGCCGCCGGCCATTGTCCGCCGACGCTTTGTTCATAGAGGACATCGAAGATCTCGGCGATGGTCTGCTCGCTGATCGCCTTGTAAAGCTGCCATTGCGCCGGCACGGTCGCGTCGCGTACGTCCGGAGGCAGCCGGCGGAAAAACTCCGTGTAGGCCGGGGTGAAATGCTCCAGTCCCAGCTTCGAATACTCCATCGGCGCGAATGGTGTCTGCGTGATCCAGCGGACCCGGCGTCCATGCTCCTGTGCTTCGCGCAGCA comes from the Fodinicola acaciae genome and includes:
- a CDS encoding IucA/IucC family protein, coding for MSLYVPDELTADRWAAASRRMLAKALGEFSYEELLSPVETADNRYAVELSTTVSYVFTAKRGAYGSWQVDPDTIVRVDNGIEAPADDALRFVFDAGPAIGLSGDTTGHLIRELSATLSADTRIAGAALPVEKVADLPYAELEGYQTGHPWIVPNKGRLGFSATDAATYPPEARQLIRLPWIAVHRDIATYRFTGDLAENRLYETELDAGTRSRFTEVLTTRGLDPADYLWLPVHPWQWDDTILPLFAADVAAGRIVALGDGSDDFRAQQSIRTFSNVTSPRRHHVKLPLSVLNTLVWRGLPTERTVAAPAVTEWVLGIRDRDPFLRDESRPVLLGEVASVTVRHDLLESVSGVPYQYLELLGAIWRQPLAAQLDDDEHARTLAALLYVDPDGRPLVGELVRRSGLPTREWLERLAHAMLPPLLHFLYQYGVVFSPHGENAIVVFDENDVPTRLAVKDFVDDVNVSAAPLPELAGMPEPVDTILLREPPEFLCQFIHSGLFVGHFRYLAERVDLPQDEFWSVVRAEILAYQAKFPQLAERFAMFDLLTERIERLCLNRNRLLLDGYRDRPERPHAAVHGTVPNPLAVAP
- a CDS encoding lysine N(6)-hydroxylase/L-ornithine N(5)-oxygenase family protein encodes the protein MASEPYDIVGVGIGPFNLALAALADPVPDLRCLFLDAKPEFSWHPGMLLAGTTLQVPFLADLVTLADPTSRWSFLNYLRQHDRLFPFYFSERFHVPRREYDHYCRWVSTELDSCEFGARVVAVRRTGDLFEVTYEKSGAEHTVLARNLVLGVGTEPVLPEPLTKLDSDRVVHSSGYLGRRAAIGQLADVTVVGAGQSGAEIFLDLLREAQEHGRRVRWITQTPFAPMEYSKLGLEHFTPAYTEFFRRLPPDVRDATVPAQWQLYKAISEQTIAEIFDVLYEQSVGGQWPAAVLLPEVSVIAAAEDANGLELSCRHETQDSEFSVRTDAIVAATGYAARQPELLAPIFGEIAWDDRGRYQIDADYRVSFVDESAAGLYVQNAELHTHGVGAPDLGLGAHRAAVILNAVTGRTTYRLPARTSFTTFGAPAPDPESEEPRVAVRAR